The Phaseolus vulgaris cultivar G19833 chromosome 5, P. vulgaris v2.0, whole genome shotgun sequence genomic interval tcgtggaGGGTACGACTCCTATcctattgagcgttggccttcccaataggatattatatgctgaaggggcgtttacgacaaggtatttgattttctccgtgcGCGAGGCGGTCCCATCCGTGAACGTTGTTCTTAACTCAATGTATCCTCTGACTTCGACTTGGTCGCCCGCAAagccgtacaagcagcccccatgtGGCCTCAACTGATCTGTGGATAGTTGTAGTCTTTCGAAagttggccagaacatcacgtctgccgagctcccttggtcgacCAAGACCCGATAAACCGTTCTTCCTGCCGTGACGAGCGAGatcacaatgggatcgttgtcatgcggCACAACATCCCTGAGGTCCTCCTTAGTGAACGTGACGTCCACGTCGGGCGAATGGTCTTCGAAAACTTCTACTGACATTACGGACCTCACATACTTCTTACGCTACGATGCCGTACACCCACCACCCGAGAacccaccagctatggtgtggatttcaCCGAGGACGGGCGCCTCGTGCTGCTGCGCCTCACTGCCCCCTGATTGCGAGCCTGGTGGTCGTCCCGCCTGTTTCTCCATCAAGTAATCCTTtaggaaaccattcttcacgagctcatccaactgatagccaaGTGCTAGACAGTTGTTGATATGGTGTCCGAAtgcttcgtggaattcgcaccacgactccttgcgaggccctagcaccttgtcaGCTTTAATCAGCGGCCTCAACCTGTCGGCTATGCTGGGTATCGCAATCAGATCTTTGAGTTCCATCACGAAGTTGTGTCTTGGCGGTTTGCGTGCTTCTCTCCCTTCCTCTAGTCGACTCTTAGGTTGAGTCCTTCGTGGCTCGTAAGCGCGTTTCCTGTCAAAGTGTTTCCTTTCTGTGACGGCTTGGTGAACCCGAACAGGTTGCGTGCGTATCTGTGCCTTGGGGCGCGCTGGCATAGTGGTTGTACATTTTTCATACGTTTCACCTTCCGAGGCAATATGTTCCACTGCTTGTCGCCTTATTTCAGCGAGAGTTTTGGGGCGACTGCGGTTAAGCGTCTTGCTGAAAGATCCGAGGCGCACTCCCTTCTTgaacgcgtacacaatcatgggttcCTCCTTGGTACCTActttcaccacctgtgccccaaagcggcttatgtatTTCTTCAGGGTTTCACCTTGAAACTGCTTGACGTCAAAAAGGTCGTACGAGACTGGGGCGGGAGTTCTGTTGGCTAGGTACTGTTCTCTAAATAGTTTTGAAAGTTGGGCGAAGGACGTGACgtggccctctgggaggctgatgaaccagtccatggccatccctgtcagggtgctcatgaaaagcttgcacTTAGCAGCGTCCGAACCACCTACCAGcaacatctgtgtgtggaacgccgtgaggtgCGCTTCGGGATCCTCCATTCCTGTGAAGGTCGCTTTGGGTCCTGTGAACGTATTGGGAATTGCCGTTTCCAAGATTGCCTGTGAAAACGGTGTTGTGAATTCCCTGGGTGGGGATGTAGCCTTCGGTTCGTCTCTGCCTCGCCATCTATGACGTAACTCCTCGTTGGTGTGGTGGAGTTCCTCGCTTCTTACTTGAGAAGCTGTGaggtccgcctgcatgcgttcctgttctaCTTTCGAGGCGGCCACTGCGTCTTGTAGCCCGTGCACCATCCCCATGAGCTGTTGtagggtcatctcttcactcctagcgcgtgccGGTCGGGTGGCCATGGCTTTCCGGGGATCCTCATGACTTATCTGTGCGTGGCTTGTTCTAatgagctagggcaccttcgttt includes:
- the LOC137834058 gene encoding uncharacterized protein translates to MATRPARARSEEMTLQQLMGMVHGLQDAVAASKVEQERMQADLTASQVRSEELHHTNEELRHRWRGRDEPKATSPPREFTTPFSQAILETAIPNTFTGPKATFTGMEDPEAHLTAFHTQMLLVGGSDAAKCKLFMSTLTGMAMDWFISLPEGHVTSFAQLSKLFREQYLANRTPAPVSYDLFDVKQFQGETLKKYISRFGAQVVKVGTKEEPMIVYAFKKGVRLGSFSKTLNRSRPKTLAEIRRQAVEHIASEGETYEKCTTTMPARPKAQIRTQPVRVHQAVTERKHFDRKRAYEPRRTQPKSRLEEGREARKPPRHNFVMELKDLIAIPSIADRLRPLIKADKVLGPRKESWCEFHEAFGHHINNCLALGYQLDELVKNGFLKDYLMEKQAGRPPGSQSGGSEAQQHEAPVLGEIHTIAGGFSGGGCTAS